A genome region from Eremothecium gossypii ATCC 10895 chromosome VII, complete sequence includes the following:
- the SDD2 gene encoding Sdd2p (Syntenic homolog of Saccharomyces cerevisiae YMR074C), giving the protein MDPELQALREARLAELKNKQGGEARAGEGVQQYMAPEALERLARVALVRPERARAAEAYVQQLAARGVLRARISEQQIVEILDGMARDEQRRTETKIIFDRRGEPDRTAGTSADSDDDFFD; this is encoded by the coding sequence ATGGACCCCGAACTACAAGCGCTAAGGGAGGCGCGGCTTGCAGAGCTGAAGAACAAGCAGGGCGGCGAAGCACGCGCCGGCGAGGGCGTGCAGCAGTATATGGCGCcggaggcgctggagcgATTGGCGCGGGTGGCGCTCGTGCGGCCggagcgcgcgcgcgcggccgaggcgtacgtgcagcagctggcggcgcgcggcgtgctgcgcgcgcgcaTCAGCGAGCAGCAGATAGTGGAGATTCTGGACGGCATGGCGCGCGACGAGCAGCGGCGCACCGAGACGAAGATCATCTTCGATAGGCGCGGCGAGCCCGACCGCACAGCAGGCACCAGCGCTGACTCGGACGACGACTTCTTCGACTAG
- the RCO1 gene encoding Rco1p (Syntenic homolog of Saccharomyces cerevisiae YMR075W (RCO1)) gives MLRSRPKRTGSNNVDYNLRKSRIIKEEDGGRSAKRPRAAAEEERRERTAEACAGPVIQEVGGATTFYEPGTADPVNGVTGLRLSELPGERVKREALGNGRQVRDIPREAEERYQRALVRDADGSDSFMRSALSPQDVHAAERARTAAARRPGLQPRRSSCPTVSGNGVPKQKRIKAIKDPESKLFGQNSTANHVHIPELRSAGANIENDDFCSSCMQTGIFLCCDTCPKSFHFACLNPPLDPDRLPEGDWSCHECRFKQMYPTKAAAGKAEKRFLAEHQDTPGISLFGKLLFQLQSMNSKQFGLAPQIKDTFANVHTGPHGEYQDDTMKEPLSDKQLFNVPYGQSVTKFDSYNPDTHFENPDESELLICYKCNTTRMGTWDHPETERLIMKCDYCNTPWHLDCLPVPRASRKNLGSKWKCPLHAIPPYQKRRLAKGQEYVLQPLGAYNDGDVEIELDTTPIEAEIGKDMQCAWENGRRFNNISLLQEQNVKLEFLDKVYRAKQAQRTHELREETILIEKMHAPPDDNKTKSWLYFSLPEKMRKLWDFQELCVVADKELKNTYISPDEIKQLQLLKRLLESKPRKDVFSFLGLDN, from the coding sequence ATGTTAAGGTCGCGGCCCAAGAGGACAGGGTCGAACAATGTGGACTACAACCTGCGCAAGAGCAGGATCATCAAAGAGGAGGACGGCGGGCGCAGCGCCAAGCGAccgcgcgcggcagcggaggaggagcggcgGGAGCGGACGGCGGAGGCGTGCGCGGGGCCCGTGATCCAGGAGGTGGGCGGAGCGACGACGTTCTACGAGCCGGGGACGGCGGACCCTGTGAATGGGGTGACGGGGCTGCGCCTGAGCGAGCTGCCGGGGGAGCGCGTGAAGCGCGAGGCGCTGGGGAACGGACGGCAGGTGCGGGATATTCCACGGGAGGCTGAGGAGCGGTACCAGCGGGCGCTGGTGCGGGACGCGGACGGCAGCGACAGCTTCATGCGGTCGGCACTGAGCCCGCAGGACGTGCACGCAGCGGAGCGCGCGCggacggcggcggcgcggcggccaGGGCTGCAGCCGCGGCGCTCAAGTTGCCCGACGGTGTCGGGCAACGGCGTGCCCAAGCAGAAGCGCATCAAAGCAATCAAGGACCCCGAGTCAAAGCTGTTTGGCCAGAACAGCACTGCGAACCATGTGCACATCCCCGAGCTGAGGAGCGCCGGGGCGAATATAGAGAACGACGACTTCTGCTCGAGTTGCATGCAAACCGGCATCTTTCTTTGCTGTGACACCTGCCCGAAGTCGTTCCACTTTGCATGTCTGAATCCGCCGCTGGACCCGGACCGGCTGCCCGAGGGCGATTGGTCGTGCCACGAGTGCCGCTTTAAGCAGATGTATCCCACAAAAGCTGCAGCGGGCAAGGCAGAGAAGCGCTTCCTGGCCGAGCACCAGGATACGCCTGGCATTTCTCTCTTTGGTAAGCTGCTTTTCCAGCTGCAATCTATGAACTCTAAGCAATTTGGCTTGGCCCCTCAGATAAAGGACACTTTCGCGAATGTCCACACGGGGCCGCATGGTGAGTACCAGGACGATACCATGAAGGAGCCGCTATCCGATAAACAGTTGTTCAATGTACCGTATGGCCAATCCGTCACGAAATTCGACTCATACAATCCCGATACGCACTTTGAAAATCCCGATGAATCCGAACTGCTGATATGCTACAAGTGCAACACTACGCGGATGGGCACATGGGACCATCCGGAAACTGAACGCCTGATTATGAAGTGCGATTATTGTAACACGCCGTGGCACCTGGATTGTCTCCCGGTACCAAGGGCATCACGCAAGAACCTAGGGTCGAAATGGAAATGCCCGCTACATGCTATACCACCGTACCAGAAGCGTAGGCTAGCGAAGGGCCAGGAATATGTCCTGCAGCCCCTAGGCGCGTACAATGATGGCGATGTAGAAATAGAATTGGACACTACTCCCATCGAAGCAGAAATCGGAAAGGATATGCAATGCGCTTGGGAAAACGGAAGAAGGTTTAATAATATATCATTGTTACAGGAGCAAAATGTTAAATTGGAGTTTCTAGACAAAGTATATCGCGCAAAGCAGGCTCAGCGTACCCACGAACTGCGTGAAGAAACAATTCTTATCGAGAAAATGCATGCACCTCCAGATGATAATAAGACAAAATCTTGGCTATATTTTTCGTTACCAGAGAAAATGAGAAAACTATGGGATTTCCAAGAGCTGTGTGTTGTAGCAGATAAAGAATTGAAGAATACTTATATTTCACCTGATGAGATCAAACAGCTGCAGTTGTTGAAAAGGTTGCTTGAATCCAAACCAAGGAAGGACGTATTTTCGTTTCTAGGCCTGGATAACTAA
- the PDS5 gene encoding sister chromatid cohesion factor PDS5 (Syntenic homolog of Saccharomyces cerevisiae YMR076C (PDS5)), which translates to MSKGQSTLKFNKNLVPSVQDAISSADLVTRLAQLHEELSMLEQGQVKLKSLEKCRADLINKKLVRSKDTGVQAFTACCLSDVLRLYAPDAPYNEDELAEIFGLFIGQFRLLADPENGYYVQQTYLVTRLLEFRSIVLITDLSGSAKLIEEMFEVFYDKERNTFEPKLTKIIGSLLGETISECDTVSMSVLRKIFNKFLTHDFGPLRSLQASARDPAFDFSLTICQSYSNRLGRQFTKFYSEILYGITNPGSAGSGETAGLQSTLDSEFKTLLKLHKLTANIWEHVPELLGSVVGFVHQELCSDNVPLRIGATRLVGDLLAAPSAANFVTMHTDTYNAWMSKIADIDATVRREWVKAIPKILDNRSDLATDICKGLNKTLMDTDDVVRLCSLEALKELTVPTIWENLRDPTLYTELLQLTREKNKDIRETCINVVTNLYSESLQTIPRTQVNTEVWEVVDKVPCVLFNLYYINDTNINFQVDNVIFERLFPLQPDDSVRVQRLLHLLKSFDQKAFSSFYAFNKRQLQMSTVLTKFIEFCDIINSGEAENEIRLKLNKTIEWLVFSLPTQIDCKAILEKFTELNDRRIQHLIKVSIARDVKYSTMKNSITELFSRLKDEELFRKKGVKIGSSFTRDAFQAVIKVLIYRSAPLIYNTSTIPLLLGTAGDSKELEIKKQLVEHISIVNPSVFKDQMESLKEIVKRLDDPSSSPEEAMTTYEALKTMYKISKSLPDSFDASDEFFLTRLKDFAVDGSATEAKYAVKLIALTPGKTEILKSIKTQILPLDISRSKNFESHVCVLAQIFKIEPRILEDDSTEIVGYLIRNVLLANQRVGDLKKDNTIWVSDMQLEHEEYLPLAAKLYSLKLFTNKLRSIADDVNHDEIAQALTEKTMKLFFYLLASGGELVSEDNEENYPTPNAYQTKLRCSAGLQVLKTARIPNFNRFILPPDVMKLVNLVEDECLEVRKTFLDRLRTYIGNEHISIKFLPLVFFMAYEPDSELKQSIKTWINFTFNKPAFQKGTFFERALPRLVHCIAHHPDVTDGLNDKDETYLNSVATAIDYLIFYFDAVATQQNICLLYYLAGRIKQYKDNIEDESAAESPHGRNNASHIYVIAELAQLIMSELKNQRGWNLPVYPGKLNLPSDLYQPFPNMEEAQRNAFMSYISDQHVETLTVNIRAKVSRLSNRANSHRQGQRKRIQEAQRPSSASSKTKKKRKVVDEGSEDEDTPSSAGDYRPKSRSLNAGPVRKSSRQRKNINYHEENDDESENEG; encoded by the coding sequence ATGAGCAAGGGCCAATCCACGCTGAAGTTCAACAAGAACTTAGTGCCGTCCGTGCAGGATGCCATCTCCTCGGCGGATCTGGTGACTCGtctggcgcagctgcacgAAGAGCTGTCGATGCTGGAGCAGGGCCAGGTGAAGCTGAAGTCGCTAGAAAAGTGCCGGGCAGACCTGATAAATAAGAAGCTGGTGCGGAGCAAGGATACGGGGGTGCAGGCGTTTACGGCGTGCTGCCTGAGCGACGTGCTGCGATTGTACGCGCCGGACGCGCCGTACAACGAGGACGAGCTGGCAGAGATCTTCGGGCTGTTCATCGGGCAGTTCCGGCTTCTGGCAGACCCCGAGAACGGGTACTACGTGCAGCAGACGTACCTGGTGACGCGGCTGCTGGAGTTCCGCTCGATTGTGCTGATCACGGACCTGTCGGGCTCTGCGAAGCTGATCGAAGAGATGTTCGAGGTGTTCTACGACAAGGAGCGCAACACGTTCGAGCCGAAGCTGACGAAGATCATTGGCTCGCTGCTCGGGGAGACCATCTCGGAATGCGACACTGTGTCGATGTCTGTGCTGCGGAAGATCTTCAACAAGTTTCTGACACACGATTTTGGCCCGCTGCGCTCCCTGCAGGCCTCCGCGCGCGACCCGGCCTTTGATTTTTCTCTGACGATCTGCCAGTCGTACAGTAACCGACTCGGGCGGCAATTCACGAAGTTCTACTCCGAGATCCTGTACGGGATTACGAACCCTGGCTCGGCCGGCTCAGGCGAGACCGCGGGCCTGCAGTCGACACTTGACTCGGAGTTCAAGACTCTTCTGAAACTGCATAAACTTACGGCCAACATATGGGAGCATGTGCCGGAACTGCTGGGCTCCGTCGTCGGATTTGTGCATCAGGAGTTATGCTCAGACAATGTGCCGCTGCGAATTGGGGCTACGCGACTTGTAGGTGATTTGTTAGCCGCACCCTCCGCTGCCAACTTCGTCACGATGCATACGGACACATATAATGCCTGGATGTCGAAGATAGCGGACATAGACGCCACGGTGAGGCGCGAATGGGTGAAAGCCATACCTAAGATACTGGATAACAGGTCTGATTTGGCAACAGATATCTGCAAAGGGCTCAACAAGACACTAATGGATACCGACGATGTGGTTAGACTATGCAGCTTAGAAGCGCTGAAAGAACTAACAGTCCCCACGATCTGGGAGAATCTCAGAGATCCAACGTTATATACCGAATTGTTGCAGCTTACCAGAGAGAAGAACAAAGACATTAGGGAGACATGTATCAATGTTGTGACCAATCTTTACTCGGAGTCACTCCAAACTATACCACGCACCCAAGTCAATACAGAAGTGTGGGAAGTGGTGGACAAGGTTCCCTGCGTTCTGTTTAATTTATACTACATCAATGACACAAATATTAACTTCCAGGTTGACAACGTAATTTTTGAACGCCTCTTTCCACTCCAGCCGGACGATTCCGTACGTGTACAGAGGTTACTGCATTTATTAAAAAGCTTTGACCAGAAGGCTTTCTCTTCCTTCTATGCCTTCAATAAGAGGCAGCTACAGATGAGCACTGTGCTCACAAAATTTATTGAATTTTGTGATATTATTAACTCAGGAGAGGCTGAAAACGAAATAAGACTGAAGCTAAATAAAACTATTGAGTGGCTTGTATTTAGTCTTCCCACTCAGATAGACTGCAAGGCCATCCTGGAGAAGTTTACGGAGTTAAACGATAGACGGATACAGCACCTCATTAAAGTAAGCATCGCCAGAGATGTAAAATACTCCACCATGAAAAACTCTATTACCGAACTGTTCTCTAGACTAAAAGATGAGGAGCTCTTTAGGAAGAAAGGTGTCAAGATTGGGTCGTCTTTTACAAGAGATGCATTCCAGGCCGTTATCAAAGTTTTAATTTACAGATCTGCGCCATTGATTTATAACACTTCCACAATCCCTCTCTTACTTGGAACTGCAGGTGATTCCAAAGAATTGGAAATTAAAAAACAGCTAGTAGAACATATATCGATTGTTAACCCATCTGTTTTTAAGGATCAGATGGAATCATTAAAGGAGATTGTTAAAAGATTAGATGATCCGTCTAGTTCTCCGGAAGAAGCAATGACGACTTACGAAGCATTGAAGACTATGTACAAGATTTCGAAATCTCTGCCAGATAGTTTTGATGCGAGTGATGAGTTTTTCCTCACTAGGCTAAAGGATTTTGCGGTTGATGGCTCGGCTACAGAAGCTAAATACGCGGTAAAGCTGATAGCGTTAACGCCAGGGAAAACCGAAATACTGAAAAGCATTAAGACTCAAATTTTACCATTGGACATTTCGAGAAGTAAAAACTTTGAGTCTCATGTGTGTGTCTTGGCGCAGATTTTCAAGATCGAGCCTCGCATATTGGAAGATGACTCGACTGAGATAGTGGGCTATCTGATAAGAAACGTATTATTAGCTAACCAGCGCGTCGGAGATCTCAAAAAGGACAATACAATATGGGTCTCTGATATGCAGTTAGAGCATGAAGAGTACCTACCACTAGCCGCTAAATTATATTCTTTGAAGTTGTTCACTAATAAGCTGCGGTCGATTGCGGATGATGTAAACCATGACGAGATTGCGCAAGCTTTGACAGAAAAGACTATGAAATTATTCTTTTACTTATTGGCAAGCGGAGGTGAGCTAGTGTCAGAAGACAACGAGGAGAATTATCCAACACCGAATGCCTACCAGACAAAGTTAAGGTGCTCCGCTGGTCTTCAAGTACTGAAGACGGCTCGGATTCCGAACTTTAACAGGTTTATTTTGCCCCCTGATGTTATGAAATTGGTTAATTTAGTAGAGGACGAATGTTTGGAGGTGAGGAAAACCTTTTTGGATCGCCTAAGGACCTATATTGGTAATGAACATATCTCTATAAAATTCTTACCACTGGTATTCTTTATGGCATATGAACCAGATTCGGAATTGAAGCAAAGTATCAAGACATGGATAAACTTTACTTTTAACAAGCCCGCCTTCCAGAAGGGTACATTCTTCGAGCGAGCATTACCCAGACTAGTGCATTGTATTGCTCATCATCCTGATGTTACTGATGGGTTAAACGACAAAGATGAAACATATCTGAATAGCGTTGCAACAGCCATTGACTACTTGATATTCTACTTTGACGCCGTTGCCACCCAACAGAATATTTGTTTGCTTTACTATTTGGCCGGTCGGATAAAGCAATACAAGGATAATATAGAGGATGAATCCGCAGCCGAATCCCCACACGGACGCAATAATGCTTCACATATTTATGTCATAGCAGAGCTCGCCCAATTGATTATGTCTGAGCTTAAAAACCAACGGGGGTGGAATCTACCAGTCTACCCTGGGAAGCTAAATCTGCCTTCTGACCTTTATCAGCCATTCCCCAATATGGAAGAGGCGCAAAGAAACGCGTTCATGAGCTATATATCAGACCAGCATGTTGAAACACTGACAGTAAATATAAGGGCCAAAGTATCGCGCCTCTCTAATCGCGCCAATTCACATCGCCAAGGGCAGAGGAAGAGAATTCAAGAAGCGCAACGGCCATCATCAGCCTCATCTAAAACTAAGAAGAAGCGCAAAGTTGTCGATGAGGGAAGCGAGGACGAAGATACACCAAGCTCTGCAGGTGACTACAGGCCAAAGAGTAGGAGCCTCAATGCAGGCCCAGTAAGGAAAAGCTCAAGGCAACGCAAAAATATCAACTATCATGAAGAAAATGACGACGAGTCTGAGAACGAAGGCTAA